In the Ruminococcus sp. OA3 genome, one interval contains:
- a CDS encoding helix-turn-helix transcriptional regulator, giving the protein MKEINIGKILIEKRQEKGITQEELAVYAGVSKAAVSKWETGVSYPDISLLPQLAAYFNISIDTLMGYEPQMTKEDIRKLYHRLAADFAHRPFQEVMAECEAIIRKYYSCESLLLQMAVLLLNHAQMAPDACEVLDMTIKLCKRTRELCVDVWSAKEASQVEASVYLMRREPQKVMELFGETLQPMTQESELLAIACQAAGNTAESRRFMQVCIYQHLLFLVGDSIQLLTNNLLDAKKTEETIQRILQVCSIYEVDTLHMNTALNLYMVCAQYYCRVENKDEAVRMLERYVHVCSAMDFPLRLCGDSYFDQIESWLKELELGLESPVNTDVIKESLMRGLTETPELKILKNDARFKRLVLQLTQILEVK; this is encoded by the coding sequence ATGAAGGAAATAAATATCGGAAAAATTTTGATAGAAAAGAGACAGGAGAAAGGGATCACACAGGAGGAACTGGCAGTGTATGCAGGTGTCTCAAAGGCTGCGGTATCGAAGTGGGAAACGGGAGTCAGCTACCCGGATATCTCTCTGCTGCCTCAGCTTGCGGCATATTTTAATATCAGCATTGATACGCTGATGGGATATGAACCACAGATGACAAAGGAGGATATTCGGAAATTGTACCACCGCCTTGCAGCAGATTTCGCACACAGGCCTTTTCAGGAAGTGATGGCGGAATGCGAAGCCATCATCCGGAAGTATTACTCCTGTGAATCCCTGCTTCTTCAGATGGCAGTGCTGCTGCTGAATCATGCGCAGATGGCGCCGGATGCCTGTGAGGTGCTTGACATGACGATCAAACTGTGCAAAAGGACCAGGGAACTGTGCGTGGATGTCTGGTCCGCAAAGGAGGCATCACAGGTTGAGGCAAGTGTTTATCTGATGCGGCGCGAGCCTCAGAAGGTCATGGAACTCTTCGGTGAGACACTGCAGCCGATGACACAGGAGTCAGAACTCCTGGCAATTGCCTGTCAGGCGGCAGGAAATACTGCTGAGTCAAGACGGTTCATGCAGGTCTGCATCTACCAGCATCTTCTATTCCTGGTGGGTGACAGTATACAGCTGTTAACCAATAATCTGCTGGATGCGAAGAAAACTGAGGAGACGATACAGCGTATCCTGCAGGTGTGCAGTATTTATGAAGTGGACACGCTGCATATGAATACGGCCCTCAATCTGTACATGGTATGTGCGCAGTATTACTGCCGGGTGGAAAACAAAGATGAAGCAGTCCGGATGCTGGAACGGTATGTACATGTCTGCTCAGCCATGGACTTTCCCCTGCGCCTTTGCGGAGATTCTTATTTTGATCAGATTGAATCCTGGCTAAAGGAGCTTGAACTGGGGCTGGAATCTCCGGTGAACACGGACGTGATCAAAGAATCACTGATGAGAGGACTTACCGAGACCCCGGAACTGAAGATACTGAAAAATGACGCGAGATTTAAAAGACTGGTACTGCAGCTGACGCAGATCCTGGAGGTGAAATAA
- a CDS encoding ABC transporter ATP-binding protein: MKFVIEHLSKRFDKKEVLKDISFSFDSGRIYGLLGRNGAGKTTLFNCVNRDMKTDGGRFFIDETDGEREVSVKDVGYVLSTPTVPEFLTGREFLKFFMEINQGSIQEPKSIDEYFDMMNIEQEDRDKLLKDYSHGMKNKMQMLINIIAQPNILLLDEPLTSLDVVVAEEMKQLLRSQKDGRIIIFSTHIMELALDLCDEIVILNHGVLERVDKADLDNSEFKEKIIAALKEESHD, from the coding sequence ATGAAATTTGTGATTGAACACCTGTCAAAACGCTTTGACAAAAAAGAAGTTTTAAAAGACATTTCATTTTCGTTCGACAGCGGAAGAATCTATGGTCTGCTGGGGCGTAATGGTGCAGGGAAAACAACATTGTTTAATTGTGTTAACCGTGATATGAAAACGGATGGGGGCCGGTTTTTCATTGACGAAACTGACGGTGAACGCGAAGTGAGTGTAAAAGACGTAGGGTATGTACTGTCTACTCCGACGGTTCCGGAATTTTTGACAGGACGCGAATTTTTAAAGTTTTTTATGGAGATTAATCAGGGGAGCATACAGGAACCGAAGTCAATCGATGAATACTTTGATATGATGAACATTGAGCAGGAAGACAGGGATAAGCTGCTGAAGGATTATTCTCATGGTATGAAGAACAAGATGCAGATGCTGATCAATATCATTGCGCAGCCGAACATCCTGCTGCTGGATGAACCGCTGACTTCCCTTGACGTGGTCGTGGCAGAGGAGATGAAGCAGCTCCTTCGTTCACAGAAAGACGGGAGAATCATCATCTTCTCAACACATATTATGGAGCTGGCACTGGATTTGTGTGATGAGATCGTGATCTTAAATCATGGAGTGCTTGAACGGGTTGACAAGGCGGATCTGGATAATTCTGAGTTTAAGGAAAAGATCATCGCTGCGCTTAAGGAGGAATCTCATGATTAG
- a CDS encoding PLD nuclease N-terminal domain-containing protein, with translation MELFKEYFVVLLPVILIELVLMITALVHVLRHPNYRFGNRVLWAIVVVFIQIIGPILYFVFGRGEEG, from the coding sequence ATGGAATTGTTCAAAGAATATTTTGTGGTCTTACTGCCGGTAATTTTGATTGAACTGGTACTGATGATTACCGCACTGGTACATGTGCTGAGACATCCCAATTACCGATTTGGGAACAGAGTGTTATGGGCGATCGTCGTTGTCTTTATTCAGATCATTGGACCTATTCTGTATTTTGTGTTTGGCCGGGGGGAAGAAGGATGA